One part of the Prosthecobacter vanneervenii genome encodes these proteins:
- a CDS encoding 1-deoxy-D-xylulose-5-phosphate reductoisomerase, with amino-acid sequence MRKVLLLGSTGSIGTSALKVARDIPERMQIVGLAANSSVESLVAQVRETGVKQVALTDAAAADKARALLPADVVLHTGAQGLVDLVNESDADMVLVAIVGTAGLAPALAAIERGMHLAVASKEILVMAGEAVTEAAKRKGVNILPVDSEHNAIFQCLEGHRHSSVQRILLTASGGPFRQLPADQLPGVTVAQALKHPTWTMGRKITIDSATLFNKGLEMIEAKWLFEVPMDKIEVVVHPQSIVHSMVEFADNSVIAQLSHSDMCFPIQYAVTWPDRVPNNLKPLDFAKVGALHFEAPRVDDFPAINLARHAGTVGGTLPAVLNAANEVAVDAFLGGRLSFPGIWQTVERVMTAHQVVEHPDLEALIEADAWARRQAAEVL; translated from the coding sequence ATGCGCAAAGTTCTCCTCCTCGGCTCCACCGGCTCCATCGGCACCAGCGCCCTCAAGGTCGCGCGAGACATCCCTGAGCGGATGCAGATCGTCGGGCTAGCCGCCAACAGCAGTGTCGAGTCCTTGGTGGCCCAAGTGCGCGAGACGGGCGTGAAGCAGGTGGCCCTGACGGATGCCGCTGCTGCAGACAAGGCGCGTGCCCTGCTGCCTGCAGACGTTGTCCTCCATACAGGTGCTCAGGGGCTGGTGGATCTGGTGAATGAGTCGGATGCTGACATGGTGCTGGTGGCCATCGTGGGCACCGCCGGACTGGCTCCGGCACTGGCCGCCATCGAGCGCGGCATGCACCTTGCTGTGGCCAGCAAGGAAATCCTCGTCATGGCCGGTGAGGCTGTGACCGAAGCCGCCAAGCGTAAAGGCGTGAACATCCTGCCCGTGGACAGCGAGCACAACGCCATCTTTCAGTGCCTGGAAGGCCACCGCCACAGCAGCGTGCAACGCATCCTTCTCACCGCCAGCGGCGGGCCCTTCCGTCAGCTGCCTGCGGATCAGCTTCCGGGCGTCACCGTGGCCCAGGCGCTGAAGCACCCTACCTGGACCATGGGGCGCAAGATCACCATCGACAGCGCCACGCTCTTCAACAAAGGGCTGGAAATGATCGAGGCCAAGTGGCTCTTCGAAGTGCCGATGGACAAGATCGAGGTCGTCGTGCACCCGCAGAGCATCGTGCACAGCATGGTCGAATTTGCCGACAACAGCGTGATCGCCCAGCTCAGCCACAGCGACATGTGCTTTCCCATTCAGTACGCCGTCACCTGGCCTGACCGCGTGCCGAACAATCTCAAACCGCTCGACTTTGCCAAAGTCGGCGCGCTGCATTTCGAGGCCCCCCGGGTGGACGACTTTCCGGCGATCAACCTCGCCCGCCATGCCGGCACTGTGGGGGGAACGCTGCCTGCCGTGCTCAATGCGGCCAATGAGGTGGCGGTGGATGCCTTTCTGGGAGGCAGACTCAGTTTTCCCGGCATCTGGCAGACTGTGGAGCGCGTCATGACCGCGCACCAGGTGGTGGAGCATCCGGATCTGGAAGCTCTGATTGAGGCGGACGCCTGGGCGCGGCGTCAGGCTGCGGAAGTGCTCTGA
- a CDS encoding phosphatidate cytidylyltransferase — protein MSETAAAPPSTAPSKRRVFASRLFSTLSLWTLLTVAFLQWQNTWLIIAITGFFGVAGAVEYFRLLRNDPHARSFNALGFVICIVYWGVVLWYTTSKHKAPPMEFDLAALTASVHGSFILCYRHQLEGTLTLQRIFNTVFGTVYTVIFFGFMVRLMYFHADGKGITDIFLVLFLIMVTKFSDMGAYVVGVLFGKHKMIPHISPAKSWEGFVGAFIGSFTAAAILLATMPEKLAPITWMHGMLLAPVLCATAVTGDLAESVLKRCVAIKDSGHTLPGIGGILDLTDSLLFTAPVFYFYLSAIAR, from the coding sequence ATGTCAGAAACCGCCGCCGCACCGCCGTCCACCGCGCCCAGCAAGCGTCGAGTTTTTGCGTCCCGTTTGTTCAGCACGCTGTCGCTGTGGACGCTGCTGACTGTGGCGTTTTTGCAGTGGCAGAACACGTGGCTGATCATAGCGATCACCGGTTTCTTTGGGGTCGCGGGCGCGGTCGAGTACTTCCGTTTGCTGAGGAATGATCCGCATGCACGCTCCTTCAATGCGCTGGGTTTTGTCATCTGCATTGTGTACTGGGGCGTGGTGCTGTGGTACACGACCTCAAAGCACAAGGCGCCGCCGATGGAGTTTGACCTGGCTGCCCTGACCGCCAGCGTGCATGGCTCCTTCATCCTCTGCTATCGGCACCAGCTGGAAGGCACGCTGACTCTACAGCGCATTTTCAACACGGTGTTTGGCACTGTTTATACCGTCATCTTTTTTGGATTCATGGTGCGTTTGATGTACTTCCATGCCGACGGCAAGGGTATCACGGACATCTTCCTGGTGCTCTTCCTCATCATGGTCACCAAGTTCAGTGACATGGGGGCCTACGTGGTGGGCGTGCTGTTTGGAAAGCATAAAATGATCCCGCACATCAGCCCGGCAAAGTCCTGGGAGGGGTTTGTGGGGGCCTTCATCGGCTCTTTTACCGCCGCCGCCATTCTGCTGGCCACCATGCCCGAAAAGCTGGCCCCGATCACCTGGATGCACGGCATGCTGCTGGCTCCGGTACTGTGCGCTACTGCCGTCACCGGAGATCTGGCTGAGTCTGTGCTCAAGCGCTGCGTGGCCATCAAGGACAGCGGCCATACTCTCCCCGGCATCGGCGGTATACTGGATCTCACCGACAGCCTGCTCTTCACCGCGCCGGTGTTTTATTTTTACTTGTCCGCCATCGCGCGATAA
- a CDS encoding C40 family peptidase, whose translation MAAYLIQSGDTPFGIARKFGMSFDRFKALNPGLCDAKNNCRILFPGQVLQVDAAAGASPAPVSPTQPAAGFVPQAPPWMESALREQGVAEWNPGDNPRIIEYLASVGVRGGDETSWCAAFVNWNLLNSGFPGFHTGLAGQWISYGRPVSPTYGCIVVMQPLSAGASGHVGFLHAMDQSNVWLLSGNSANRVRISAYSRGKLAPGQCFRWPPV comes from the coding sequence ATGGCGGCCTACCTCATTCAGTCCGGCGACACTCCGTTCGGCATCGCCCGCAAATTCGGCATGAGCTTTGACCGTTTCAAAGCCTTGAACCCGGGTCTGTGCGACGCCAAAAACAACTGCCGCATCCTCTTCCCCGGCCAGGTGCTCCAGGTGGACGCCGCTGCAGGTGCGTCCCCTGCACCTGTCAGCCCCACGCAGCCAGCCGCCGGTTTCGTGCCGCAGGCACCACCCTGGATGGAGTCCGCCCTGCGGGAGCAGGGAGTGGCCGAATGGAACCCTGGGGACAACCCACGCATCATCGAATACCTGGCCAGCGTGGGCGTGCGCGGTGGGGATGAGACCAGCTGGTGCGCCGCCTTTGTGAACTGGAACCTGCTAAATTCGGGGTTTCCCGGCTTCCACACCGGCCTCGCCGGGCAATGGATCAGCTACGGCCGCCCCGTGTCCCCCACCTACGGCTGTATCGTGGTCATGCAGCCCCTCAGTGCCGGAGCCAGCGGCCATGTGGGCTTTCTCCACGCGATGGACCAGAGCAATGTCTGGCTGCTCAGCGGCAACAGCGCCAACCGAGTCCGCATCTCCGCCTACTCCCGGGGCAAGCTGGCACCCGGCCAGTGCTTCCGCTGGCCTCCAGTCTGA
- a CDS encoding aminoglycoside phosphotransferase family protein, with amino-acid sequence MLPEHEALLIFTREHFPELKATPCDVEVILKGASDRHFYRLKWQTERAPMILMVYTLARRDNPKFVPATHRLRKIGANVPEIYAFDEQRLCVWLEDLGRVDLQSYDSQPWEKRFPLYQATLREAAKFHQVGEKQLAVGDLNELEPGFDEALYDWEQKYFLEHFVGGYLGWDVDGAEFNAAHDALKQLRRRLARLPRCLVHRDFQSQNVLIRGADAWLVDYQGLRLGLAEYDLASLLYDPYVNLTRTERADLLRYYAEHRGLKLQELREIFYLCAAQRLMQALGAYANLSRNLGKPHYEQHIPAAVANLTDVCSEGHGLHELRAFFAGGL; translated from the coding sequence ATGCTCCCTGAACACGAGGCCCTGCTCATTTTCACCCGCGAACACTTTCCTGAGCTGAAAGCGACGCCATGTGATGTGGAGGTCATTCTCAAGGGGGCCTCCGACCGGCATTTCTATCGTCTCAAATGGCAGACGGAGCGTGCCCCCATGATCCTCATGGTTTACACCCTGGCGCGCCGGGACAATCCCAAGTTTGTACCCGCCACCCACCGGCTGAGGAAGATCGGCGCGAACGTGCCGGAGATCTATGCTTTTGATGAGCAGCGCCTGTGCGTCTGGCTGGAGGATCTGGGCCGGGTGGATCTCCAGTCCTACGACAGCCAGCCGTGGGAGAAACGTTTTCCGCTTTACCAAGCCACCTTGCGGGAGGCGGCCAAGTTTCATCAGGTGGGGGAAAAGCAGCTGGCTGTGGGAGATCTCAATGAGCTGGAGCCGGGCTTTGACGAGGCGCTCTATGATTGGGAGCAGAAGTATTTCCTGGAGCATTTTGTCGGCGGTTATCTGGGCTGGGACGTTGATGGCGCGGAATTCAATGCTGCGCATGATGCGCTCAAGCAGCTGCGCCGCCGCCTGGCCCGCCTGCCGCGCTGTCTGGTGCACCGGGATTTCCAGAGCCAGAATGTGCTAATCCGTGGGGCGGATGCCTGGCTGGTGGACTACCAGGGGCTGCGACTCGGGCTGGCGGAATACGATCTCGCATCGCTGCTCTATGATCCTTATGTAAACCTGACGCGGACAGAGCGTGCCGATCTGCTGCGCTACTACGCTGAGCACCGGGGCCTGAAACTGCAGGAACTGCGGGAGATCTTTTACCTTTGCGCCGCCCAGCGGCTTATGCAGGCGCTCGGGGCCTATGCCAACCTCAGTCGAAACCTGGGCAAGCCCCATTATGAGCAGCACATTCCAGCTGCGGTGGCCAATCTGACCGACGTCTGCTCCGAAGGGCACGGGCTGCACGAGCTACGCGCGTTTTTTGCTGGGGGGCTGTGA
- a CDS encoding sugar phosphate nucleotidyltransferase, with amino-acid sequence MKQAFVLGAGIGERLRPLTEQLPKPLVPVFHRPLITYAFDHLIAAGVSKLVVNTHHIPEAYGQAFPGQGYRGVPIQFRNESPVRLETAGGISNVRDLLGNDPFLVYNGDILTDLPLKPLLDEHRTKGNLVTLILRSHGPSLHVAFDPGTGLVTDIRNKLGTGDEGKYLFTGIYACDPAIHDWITPGKVESVIPIFLNMIRAGAKLGAVVVDEGSWWDLGSRTAYLSAHSALNGMYGPAIDPAAQIEAGAVLRGINVVGAGAVIEARAQLEDCIVWPGGRVLAGAELKRCIVRSGVTAAGRAEDSDF; translated from the coding sequence GTGAAACAGGCATTTGTATTGGGCGCAGGCATTGGCGAGAGACTGAGACCTCTGACGGAGCAGCTTCCTAAGCCGCTGGTGCCGGTGTTTCACCGTCCCCTCATTACTTATGCCTTCGATCACCTGATTGCGGCTGGGGTTTCCAAGCTGGTGGTCAACACCCACCATATTCCCGAAGCCTATGGGCAGGCCTTTCCCGGGCAGGGCTATCGAGGCGTACCGATCCAGTTTCGCAATGAGAGCCCTGTGCGGCTGGAAACCGCCGGTGGCATCTCCAATGTGCGCGACCTGCTCGGCAACGATCCCTTTCTTGTCTATAACGGCGATATTCTCACGGACCTGCCGCTTAAGCCGCTTCTAGATGAGCATCGCACCAAGGGCAATCTCGTCACTCTCATCCTGCGTAGTCATGGCCCCTCCCTGCATGTGGCCTTTGATCCCGGCACTGGCCTGGTGACAGACATCCGCAACAAGCTGGGAACCGGAGACGAGGGGAAATACCTCTTCACCGGCATCTATGCCTGCGATCCGGCCATCCATGACTGGATTACCCCCGGCAAGGTGGAGTCCGTGATCCCCATTTTCCTCAACATGATCCGCGCCGGTGCCAAGCTGGGTGCCGTGGTGGTGGATGAAGGCAGCTGGTGGGACCTCGGCAGCCGCACAGCCTACCTGTCGGCACACTCAGCTCTGAATGGCATGTATGGCCCTGCCATCGATCCCGCCGCGCAAATCGAGGCCGGTGCGGTGCTGCGTGGCATCAATGTCGTGGGAGCCGGGGCTGTGATCGAGGCGCGTGCGCAGCTGGAAGACTGCATCGTCTGGCCTGGAGGCCGGGTGCTGGCGGGTGCGGAGCTCAAGCGCTGCATCGTCCGCAGCGGTGTCACCGCCGCTGGCAGAGCCGAGGATTCCGATTTTTAG
- a CDS encoding Rrf2 family transcriptional regulator: MRLSLFSDYSLRVLMFAALKGEAFSLSEVAEAYSISRHHLVKVVNYLAKLGYLETRRGRGGGISLGMPAEEIRIGMVVRRTEDSPIIVECFDPQHNTCPINGSCRLKGALAQAVNAFYETLDRHTLSDLVAGNAGAGMKKQLLPKD; this comes from the coding sequence ATGCGACTCAGCCTTTTCTCCGACTACTCCCTGCGCGTGCTCATGTTTGCAGCCCTGAAGGGAGAGGCCTTTTCCCTCAGCGAGGTGGCTGAGGCCTACAGCATCTCGCGGCACCACCTTGTGAAGGTGGTCAACTATTTGGCCAAGCTCGGTTATTTGGAAACCCGACGCGGCAGAGGCGGCGGCATCTCTCTAGGCATGCCAGCTGAGGAAATCCGCATCGGCATGGTGGTGCGCCGAACCGAGGATTCGCCCATCATCGTGGAGTGCTTCGATCCGCAGCACAATACCTGCCCAATCAATGGCTCCTGCCGCCTCAAAGGCGCCCTGGCCCAGGCCGTAAATGCCTTCTACGAAACCCTCGACCGCCATACGCTGAGCGACCTCGTCGCTGGCAATGCCGGAGCGGGCATGAAAAAACAGCTGCTGCCAAAGGACTGA